The Etheostoma spectabile isolate EspeVRDwgs_2016 unplaced genomic scaffold, UIUC_Espe_1.0 scaffold383, whole genome shotgun sequence genome has a segment encoding these proteins:
- the LOC116686531 gene encoding LOW QUALITY PROTEIN: troponin I, fast skeletal muscle-like (The sequence of the model RefSeq protein was modified relative to this genomic sequence to represent the inferred CDS: deleted 1 base in 1 codon), with protein sequence MSEKKMSSSRKHHLKSLMLSIAKGLLEEEERELEEERERYMEENCPPLSLPRTMQELQELCREIHHKIEVIDEERYDLDLKVNKSNKEIEDLKIKVQDLMGKFKKPVLRKVRMSADAMLXXXLLGSKHTVNMELRANLKQVKKEVKEEDKELRDVVDWRKNIEDKAGMDGRKKMFEAEA encoded by the exons ATGTCGGA GAAAAAGATGTCCTCGAGTCGCAAGCATCACCTGAAG AGTTTGATGCTGTCCATCGCCAAAGGTTTgctggaggaagaagagagggagctagaggaggagagggagcgCTACATGGAGGAGAACTGTCCTCCCCTGTCCCTCCCCAGGACCATGCAGGAGCTGCAG GAGCTGTGCAGAGAGATCCACCACAAGATCGAAGTGATCGACGAGGAGCGGTACGACCTGGACCTGAAAGTCAACAAGAGCAACAAGGAG ATTGAAGACCTGAAGATCAAGGTTCAGGACCTGATGGGCAAGTTCAAGAAGCCCGTGTTGAGGAAGGTGCGCATGTCGGCCGACGCCATGCTN NNNNNNNNCCTGCTGGGCTCCAAGCACACGGTCAACATGGAGCTGAGGGCCAACCTCAAGCAGGTCAAGAAGGAGGTCAAGGAGGAG GACAAGGAACTGCGAGACGTCGTGGACTGGCGTAAAAACATCGAAGACAAAGCCGGCATGGACGGGAGGAAGAAGATGTTTGAGGCCGAAGCTTGA